In Bryobacteraceae bacterium, the following proteins share a genomic window:
- a CDS encoding sodium:solute symporter, translating into MQTFDWVVVAAYFSIIVAIVWRAAQQQQTTSDYFLAGRHVGWFVVGCSLFASNIGSEHIVGLAGSGATNGMAQAHWELHAWIMLLLAWVFVPFYYRSGVFTMPEFLERRFDSKTRWVLSVVSLVAYVFTKVSVTIYAGAIVFQTLLPDTFGAPDNAFWIGAFSTVILTGIYTILGGLRAVVYTEVAQTFVLLIGSALITALGLSKLGGWGELVAGLQPQAEQFALWRPNTDPNFPWLAVMIASPVIGIWYWCTDQYIVQRTLAARSLTDARMGAIWGGFLKVWPVMIFLVPGMIGYALHQKGLIAIPQKTDGAGILGDAVFATMVQALLPVGLRGLVVAGLLSALMSSLASLFNSCATLFTVDIYEKLRPGETEARLVRVGRLATAVVVGCGIVWIPIMKKISEANTGLYDYLQNVQGFLAPPITAVFLLGLFSARVTKEAALAGLGVGFLLGFAKLTIQTIVKSGSSGGEGIFEAIGNFNAYYFSGALFLFSAALVWTVSMMTPAPSAAQVEGLTYASTTEAQRAENRASWGTRELAMTAVVVGLVLAVYLYFSFWLD; encoded by the coding sequence ATGCAGACCTTCGACTGGGTTGTCGTAGCGGCATATTTCTCGATCATCGTCGCCATCGTCTGGCGCGCCGCCCAGCAGCAGCAAACCACTTCGGACTACTTCCTGGCCGGCCGCCACGTCGGCTGGTTCGTCGTCGGCTGTTCCCTGTTCGCATCGAACATCGGCAGCGAACACATCGTCGGCCTCGCCGGCTCCGGCGCCACCAACGGCATGGCTCAGGCGCACTGGGAACTTCACGCTTGGATCATGCTTCTGCTCGCGTGGGTCTTCGTTCCTTTCTACTACCGCAGCGGCGTCTTCACCATGCCCGAGTTCCTGGAGCGCCGCTTCGACTCGAAGACCCGTTGGGTGCTCTCCGTCGTCAGCCTCGTCGCCTACGTCTTCACCAAGGTTTCCGTCACCATCTACGCCGGCGCGATCGTGTTTCAAACCTTGTTGCCGGATACGTTTGGCGCTCCGGATAACGCCTTCTGGATCGGCGCTTTCTCCACGGTCATCCTCACCGGCATCTACACGATCCTCGGAGGACTCCGCGCCGTTGTCTACACCGAAGTCGCCCAGACGTTCGTGCTCCTCATCGGTTCCGCGCTCATCACCGCGCTCGGCCTGTCGAAGCTTGGCGGATGGGGTGAACTCGTGGCGGGCCTTCAACCCCAAGCCGAGCAATTCGCCCTTTGGCGTCCCAACACGGACCCGAACTTCCCCTGGCTTGCCGTCATGATCGCTTCACCGGTTATCGGCATCTGGTATTGGTGCACGGACCAGTACATCGTCCAGCGCACACTCGCCGCGCGAAGCCTTACCGACGCGCGCATGGGCGCCATCTGGGGCGGCTTCCTCAAGGTCTGGCCCGTGATGATCTTTCTCGTCCCGGGCATGATCGGCTACGCGCTGCATCAGAAAGGCCTCATCGCCATCCCGCAGAAAACCGACGGCGCCGGCATCCTCGGCGATGCCGTGTTCGCCACCATGGTGCAGGCGCTGCTTCCGGTGGGCCTGCGCGGACTCGTCGTAGCCGGCCTGCTCTCCGCGCTCATGTCGTCGCTTGCGTCGCTGTTCAACTCCTGCGCGACGCTGTTCACCGTGGATATCTACGAGAAGCTAAGGCCCGGCGAGACGGAAGCCCGCCTGGTGCGCGTAGGCCGGCTGGCCACCGCCGTCGTTGTCGGCTGCGGCATCGTCTGGATCCCGATCATGAAGAAGATCTCCGAGGCCAACACCGGACTCTACGACTATCTCCAGAACGTCCAGGGGTTCCTCGCGCCGCCCATCACGGCCGTCTTTCTGCTTGGACTCTTTTCTGCTCGGGTCACCAAGGAGGCAGCGCTTGCGGGCCTCGGCGTCGGTTTCCTGCTCGGCTTCGCCAAGCTGACGATTCAGACCATCGTCAAGAGCGGGTCGTCCGGCGGCGAGGGCATTTTCGAAGCGATCGGCAACTTCAACGCGTACTACTTTTCCGGCGCGCTGTTCCTGTTCAGCGCCGCGCTCGTCTGGACCGTGTCGATGATGACTCCGGCTCCCTCCGCCGCGCAAGTGGAGGGACTCACCTATGCGTCCACCACCGAAGCCCAACGGGCGGAGAACCGCGCCAGTTGGGGGACTCGCGAACTCGCGATGACCGCCGTCGTCGTCGGCTTGGTCCTCGCGGTTTACCTATACTTCAGTTTCTGGCTGGATTGA
- a CDS encoding PadR family transcriptional regulator → MGRKPKKNDSLPGSLDMLILRTLSARNLHGYGIVQFIQESSANELLVEEGSLYPALQRLELNGWIEGDWGVTANNRRARIYKITAAGRKQLAVETRKYAKLTLAIARVMGA, encoded by the coding sequence ATGGGACGCAAGCCCAAAAAGAACGATTCGCTGCCCGGCTCGCTGGACATGCTGATTCTGCGGACGCTGTCGGCGCGCAACCTCCACGGCTACGGCATTGTCCAGTTCATTCAAGAGTCGTCCGCCAACGAACTCCTCGTCGAGGAAGGCTCGCTGTACCCGGCTCTCCAGCGCCTGGAGCTGAACGGCTGGATCGAGGGCGACTGGGGCGTGACGGCGAACAACCGGCGGGCGCGGATCTACAAGATCACGGCGGCGGGCCGCAAGCAATTGGCCGTTGAAACCCGGAAGTACGCGAAACTCACGCTGGCGATCGCCCGTGTGATGGGAGCGTAG
- a CDS encoding ABC transporter permease — translation MGMLLRRLRYWTENSRRGDVLRQEIEFHLAEKAAELQAGGMPAERARAEARRRFGNAGLAYEESREVWMTRFWSELGQDIRFAFRTIAANKAFTALAILSLALGIGANTAIYSLMESILLRSLPVARPESLVVLNWQSQSPQNAEKQWEHVVHGVQGIMWPGNKGYLVTGMFPYGAFETLREDKTIFSALFGYFDARNRTLSVHGQAAGASMEYVTGGYFRGLGVSPAAGRLIDSDDDLPGAAPVAVVSFTASQRLFGGPANAIGQSVLVDSVPFTVVGVAPPEFFGVDPAASPDLYLPLRTNLLVEGPESARAYSDSNFYWLEMMGRLRPGVSMQQAQAALEPRFREWVATTAKTAGERAKLPALVLNPGAAGLGRLRRAYSKPLFVLLAMVGLILAITCANIANLLLARAAARRREIAVRLSLGAGRFRVVRQLLTESVVLASLGGALGVLFANWSVRALTLLFSKGQENFTLHAELNWNILAVTAALSVVCGLLFGLVPAIQSTGPDVAPALKSGRGISPRRSQQVLVIAQIAMSFVILAAAGLFVRTLDKLHSVQLGYGRENILLFSLNARQAGYREPQMAALHADLRERFESIPGVLSATLSHSSIISAGRAGRPVKGAMKIGAVTIDGAHVMAAGPGFLTTMQIPILAGREITGRDQPGSTPAAVISEQLARTYFGNENPVGRRIALPEERRDLEIVGVSANLRYGGLKGEDEGGMTVFVAASQFPTDRATYALRTSGDPLRYVRIVHEIVHQTDSRIPVTNIITQAAEIDRTINRELTFAKLCAGFAILALLTACVGLYGTMSYNVERQVSEIGIRMALGARRGAVVWMVLRRVLALAAVGLAISVPVALIAFRLIKSFLFQTEPHDPAALAAAGAVLLAAALLAGYGPARRASRIDPLKALRQE, via the coding sequence ATGGGCATGCTGCTAAGACGGCTGCGTTATTGGACGGAGAACTCCCGGCGCGGCGACGTCCTGCGGCAGGAAATCGAGTTCCACCTCGCCGAGAAGGCGGCGGAACTCCAAGCCGGCGGCATGCCGGCGGAGCGAGCGCGAGCGGAAGCACGGCGGCGATTCGGCAACGCCGGGCTGGCATACGAAGAGTCACGGGAGGTCTGGATGACGCGGTTTTGGTCGGAACTTGGCCAGGATATTCGGTTTGCGTTTCGAACGATCGCCGCCAACAAGGCATTCACCGCGTTGGCGATCCTGTCGCTGGCGCTGGGGATCGGCGCCAACACGGCAATCTACAGCCTGATGGAATCCATTCTGTTGCGCTCTCTGCCGGTGGCCCGCCCCGAATCGCTGGTGGTGTTGAATTGGCAGAGCCAATCCCCGCAGAACGCCGAGAAGCAATGGGAGCACGTCGTACACGGGGTGCAAGGCATCATGTGGCCGGGCAACAAGGGTTATCTGGTCACCGGGATGTTCCCGTACGGCGCGTTCGAAACGCTGCGCGAAGACAAGACCATCTTCTCCGCGCTCTTCGGATACTTCGACGCACGGAACCGTACGCTCTCCGTCCACGGACAGGCCGCCGGCGCAAGCATGGAGTATGTAACGGGCGGGTACTTTCGCGGGCTCGGAGTGTCGCCGGCGGCGGGCCGTCTGATCGATTCCGACGACGATCTTCCGGGTGCGGCGCCGGTGGCCGTGGTCAGCTTCACCGCAAGCCAGCGGCTCTTTGGGGGGCCGGCGAACGCGATCGGACAATCGGTTCTCGTCGACAGCGTCCCTTTCACGGTGGTCGGCGTGGCGCCTCCGGAATTCTTCGGCGTGGACCCGGCGGCGTCACCGGACCTGTACCTTCCTCTGCGTACGAATCTGCTAGTCGAAGGGCCTGAATCGGCTCGCGCGTATTCCGACAGCAATTTCTACTGGCTCGAAATGATGGGGCGATTGCGTCCCGGCGTCAGCATGCAGCAGGCGCAGGCGGCGCTGGAGCCTCGTTTTCGGGAGTGGGTCGCCACCACGGCGAAGACCGCGGGCGAACGCGCCAAGCTGCCGGCGCTCGTGTTGAATCCCGGGGCCGCGGGACTGGGCCGCTTGCGCCGCGCGTATTCCAAGCCGCTGTTCGTGTTGCTGGCGATGGTGGGATTGATCCTGGCGATCACGTGCGCGAACATCGCCAACCTGCTGTTGGCAAGGGCGGCCGCGAGACGTCGGGAGATTGCGGTGCGGCTCAGCCTTGGAGCAGGACGATTCCGCGTGGTGCGGCAGTTGCTGACCGAGAGCGTGGTGCTGGCGTCTCTGGGCGGAGCACTCGGCGTGCTGTTCGCCAACTGGAGCGTGCGTGCGCTGACACTGCTGTTCTCCAAGGGGCAGGAGAACTTCACGCTGCACGCGGAACTGAACTGGAACATCCTTGCCGTGACAGCGGCGCTCTCGGTGGTGTGCGGCCTGCTCTTCGGCCTCGTTCCAGCGATTCAATCAACGGGTCCGGACGTAGCGCCCGCGCTCAAGAGCGGCCGCGGCATTTCGCCGCGCCGTTCGCAGCAGGTTCTGGTGATCGCCCAGATCGCGATGTCGTTCGTCATCCTGGCCGCCGCAGGATTGTTCGTGCGGACGCTCGACAAGCTTCACTCCGTCCAACTGGGATACGGCCGCGAGAACATCCTCCTCTTCTCTCTGAATGCGCGCCAAGCCGGGTACCGCGAACCGCAGATGGCCGCCTTGCATGCGGACCTGCGCGAGCGTTTCGAATCGATTCCCGGCGTGCTCAGCGCAACGCTCTCGCATTCCTCGATCATCAGCGCCGGTCGCGCCGGCAGGCCCGTGAAGGGCGCAATGAAGATCGGCGCGGTTACCATTGATGGCGCGCATGTGATGGCCGCCGGTCCGGGTTTTCTCACGACGATGCAGATTCCAATCCTCGCCGGACGCGAAATCACCGGCCGCGACCAACCAGGTTCCACGCCGGCGGCCGTGATCAGCGAGCAACTCGCGCGGACCTACTTCGGGAACGAGAATCCGGTTGGCCGTCGCATTGCGCTTCCGGAGGAGCGGCGCGATCTCGAAATCGTCGGCGTCTCGGCGAACCTGCGGTACGGCGGCCTCAAAGGGGAAGACGAAGGAGGCATGACCGTGTTCGTGGCGGCGAGCCAGTTTCCGACGGACCGCGCGACCTATGCGCTGCGAACGTCGGGCGACCCGCTGCGTTACGTCAGGATCGTGCACGAGATCGTGCACCAGACGGATTCACGCATACCCGTCACGAACATCATCACCCAGGCCGCCGAGATCGACCGGACCATCAACCGGGAACTTACGTTCGCGAAACTCTGCGCGGGTTTCGCAATCCTCGCTCTACTGACCGCGTGCGTGGGGCTCTACGGGACGATGTCGTACAACGTGGAGCGGCAAGTGAGCGAGATTGGAATTCGCATGGCGCTCGGCGCACGGCGCGGCGCGGTGGTGTGGATGGTTCTGCGCCGCGTTCTGGCGCTGGCGGCGGTCGGACTCGCGATCAGCGTGCCGGTCGCCTTGATTGCGTTCCGGCTGATCAAATCGTTTCTGTTCCAGACCGAGCCCCATGACCCGGCCGCGTTGGCGGCGGCCGGCGCAGTACTACTCGCGGCGGCCCTGCTCGCCGGCTATGGGCCGGCAAGGCGAGCGTCGCGGATCGATCCACTGAAAGCTCTGCGTCAGGAATAA